In a genomic window of Actinomycetota bacterium:
- a CDS encoding aminotransferase class III-fold pyridoxal phosphate-dependent enzyme translates to PGTTEPDAGLTKALLAGAHAAGVIVLSCGTFGNVLRFLPPLTISDDLLTEGLDVLALVLADL, encoded by the coding sequence GGCCGGGCACCACGGAGCCCGATGCCGGCCTGACCAAGGCACTGTTGGCCGGAGCGCACGCGGCCGGCGTAATCGTGTTGTCCTGCGGCACATTTGGCAACGTCTTGCGCTTCCTGCCGCCGTTGACCATCAGCGACGACCTGCTCACCGAGGGCCTCGACGTGCTCGCCCTGGTCCTCGCCGACCTCTAG